In a genomic window of Nomascus leucogenys isolate Asia chromosome 4, Asia_NLE_v1, whole genome shotgun sequence:
- the LOC115834767 gene encoding cytochrome c oxidase subunit 8A, mitochondrial: MSVLTPLLLRGLTGSARRLPVPRAKIHSLPPEEKLGIMELAVGLTSCFVTFLLPAGWILSHLETYRRPE; this comes from the exons ATGTCCGTCCTGACGCCGCTGCTGCTGCGGGGCTTGACAGGCTCAGCCCGGCGGCTCCCAGTGCCGCGCGCCAAGATCCATTCGTTGCCGCCGGAGGAGAAGCTTGGGATCATG GAATTGGCCGTTGGGCTTACCTCCTGCTTTGTGACCTTCCTCCTGCCAGCGGGCTGGATCCTGTCACACCTGGAGACCTACAGGAGGCCGGAGTGA